GGGCGCGCCTGCAGCGTTTCCTTCAGGCGCTCGATGCCGAACTCTTTACGTCCGTTGCGCGCGTCAATCACGCCGCGTGAGGCCACCAGCAGCGCCGCGCCCGGCTCCAGCACCGAGTGCTGCGCGTCGTACGTGGTATGCGAGAACAGGCCCAACGGCGGACCATGCGATTCCAGCAACACGACACCCGCGTCGTCGCGCAGCAGCGCCGGTTCGTGTCTCGCGTTGATGTAGGTAAGCGTGCCCAGGCCTTCCTCGTAGCAGGCGAGAAAGGCGGGAGTGCAGCGCACGCCATTGGACGCCTCCAGCAGCCCGCGATTGATTTCCATCAGCAGCTCGGTGAGAGCATCGGCCTGGTTCACGTCGGGGCGGTTGAACAGTTCCGGGATGCGTGCCCGATACCGTTCCTGCACCGCCGCTGCTACGCTCAGTGCGTCGCTGCGCCGTCCCGCGATATCCAACAGCAGGACCACCACCAGCCGCGGCTCGCTCGTTTCCTGCAGGTCGCAGAAATCACCGGCCATGCGCGTCACCGCGTAGGACACCGCCACGCTGCCGGCCTTCAGGACCGGCCGCGGGCTGGGCAGCGGCACCCGTACCGCCTTATCTTCGGTCGTGGTCTGAAACGGGAAGCGCATCGCTTGTAAAGGGAGGGCAGTTACGTTATCACAAGCGCGCTCGCGGGCGAAGTGACCGCTGAAGTCGGAGGACCGGGCCCTGCGAGCTGGCACCCGACACCTGAGACCTGCTTCCAGCTACCTGCGTCCTGCCGCCT
This genomic stretch from Terriglobales bacterium harbors:
- a CDS encoding PP2C family protein-serine/threonine phosphatase, with the protein product MRFPFQTTTEDKAVRVPLPSPRPVLKAGSVAVSYAVTRMAGDFCDLQETSEPRLVVVLLLDIAGRRSDALSVAAAVQERYRARIPELFNRPDVNQADALTELLMEINRGLLEASNGVRCTPAFLACYEEGLGTLTYINARHEPALLRDDAGVVLLESHGPPLGLFSHTTYDAQHSVLEPGAALLVASRGVIDARNGRKEFGIERLKETLQARPFSDAAELCGVALEAVRVYVRGNPPQDDMTTVALVRAPLAYFAAAHPLL